One window from the genome of Dyadobacter sp. CECT 9275 encodes:
- a CDS encoding ABC transporter permease has product MQHSITIKAGGSEKDYWKDLWLNKQLLWILSKRDISVRYKQTLLGVAWSVLRPLMTMTVMVFVFSYLAKIKSDPGVPYPLMVLSGLTIWTFFANTFTQISNSILINSNLVSKVYFPRLLMPLSSIAVGFVDFIITFAIFLLLCLFFQHPLSYNIIFLPVFVLLTFITSLGFGLFFAVLNVKFRDIGQLIPFMVQVGMYACPVAYSSTLAKGTWFEKYYNLNPLVGIIDGFRWCLLGNKAYFNTDSLYSTTIISLIILFLALIYFRKKENTFVDHI; this is encoded by the coding sequence ATGCAACACTCTATTACAATAAAAGCAGGAGGTTCTGAGAAAGATTACTGGAAAGACTTGTGGCTCAACAAGCAGCTTTTATGGATTTTATCCAAAAGAGATATCTCGGTAAGATACAAACAAACCCTGTTGGGAGTGGCATGGAGTGTGCTGCGTCCGTTGATGACCATGACCGTCATGGTTTTTGTATTCAGTTACCTGGCAAAAATCAAGAGCGACCCGGGGGTTCCTTATCCGCTAATGGTATTGAGCGGGCTTACGATCTGGACATTTTTTGCAAACACGTTTACTCAGATCAGCAACAGTATACTCATTAACTCGAATCTTGTTTCAAAGGTATACTTTCCCCGGCTTCTGATGCCGCTCAGCTCCATTGCTGTGGGCTTTGTTGACTTCATTATTACTTTCGCTATATTTTTGCTGCTCTGCCTTTTTTTTCAGCATCCGCTTAGTTACAACATTATTTTTCTTCCGGTATTCGTATTGCTGACGTTTATCACTTCCTTAGGTTTTGGACTGTTTTTTGCTGTTCTTAATGTGAAATTCAGAGATATCGGCCAGTTGATACCCTTCATGGTACAGGTTGGTATGTATGCATGCCCGGTTGCTTACAGCAGCACGCTGGCAAAAGGTACCTGGTTTGAGAAGTATTACAATCTTAATCCCCTGGTAGGAATCATTGACGGTTTCAGGTGGTGCCTTCTTGGAAACAAAGCCTATTTTAACACAGACAGCCTGTATTCGACCACAATTATTTCGCTGATAATTCTCTTCCTGGCTTTAATTTATTTCCGTAAAAAGGAAAATACTTTCGTGGATCATATCTGA